In Toxoplasma gondii ME49 chromosome X, whole genome shotgun sequence, a single genomic region encodes these proteins:
- a CDS encoding polyadenylate binding protein, putative (encoded by transcript TGME49_224850), with protein MATASPVVAPSSPASAPSQPSPMPASNAGADVPASGTGGHQAAADHTAGNANVSGGVSGTTTAPAGQRPNGGMNAGAANFVSPSLYVGDLHQDVTEAMLFEVFNSVGPVTSIRVCRDTVTRRSLGYAYVNYQGIQDAERSLDTLNYTVIKGQPCRIMWCHRDPSLRKSGNGNIFVKNLDKNIDNKALYDTFSLFGNILSCKVAVDDNGHSKGYGFVHYENEESARSAIDKVNGMLIGGKTVYVGPFIRRAERDNLAEAKYTNVYIKNMPSAWEDESRLRETFSKFGSITSLVVRKDPKGRLFAFCNFADHDSAKAAVEALNGKRVTDAGAIKEGEDSGAEEKEEEGQKREGDQILFVGPHQSKAHRSAMLRAKFEQMNQDRNDRFQGVNLYIKNMDDSIDDEKLRQLFEPFGSITSAKVMRDERGVSRCFGFVCFMSPEEATKAVTEMHLKLVKGKPLYVGLAERREQRLMRLQQRFRLPSLRPAAAALPGNVAAAAAAAQLQYGGGAPQLQGFAAGPGAMYAPRPLMGFSPHPHQVTAPMLPWRQQQAAAAGAQFASQGVPMRPQLGPLQHLYGQTNAAAAAVAAGMHAAAAGGPPMQMLQQQQRGGHRGGMGRQGGAGPVLNGNKQHMIGPKPGAGQQQPQGGPGSFKFTPQVRNQRLDQQMQPPASVPAPHNHHQVMMEQSQQLLMNPDAPLTAAALAAAQPSMQKQMLGEKLFPLIARYQPELAGKITGMMLEMDNAELLILLESEAQLKAKVDEALRVLQQAS; from the coding sequence ATGGCAACTGCGTCTCCCGTCGTTGCACCGTCCTCGCCGGCTTCTGCTCCGTCCCAGCCGAGCCCGATGCCCGCGTCGAACGCGGGAGCCGACGTTCCTGCTTCGGGAACTGGAGGCCACCAAGCTGCGGCAGACCACACAGCTGGAAACGCAAATGTCAGTGGTGGTGTGTCGGGAACGACTACGGCGCCTGCTGGTCAGCGCCCGAACGGCGGAATGAATGCGGGCGCGGCGAACTTtgtgtcgccttcgctgtaCGTCGGCGACCTGCATCAGGACGTGACGGAGGCGATGCTGTTCGAAGTCTTCAACTCGGTGGGTCCTGTCACGAGCATTCGTGTCTGCCGCGACACGGTCACCCGGCGGAGCTTGGGGTACGCGTACGTGAACTACCAGGGAATCCAGGACGCGGAGCGCAGCTTGGACACGCTGAACTACACTGTGATCAAGGGCCAACCTTGCCGAATCATGTGGTGCCACAGAGACCCGTCGCTGCGGAAGAGCGGGAACGGGAACATCTTTGTGAAGAACCTGGACAAGAACATCGACAACAAGGCGCTGTATGACACTTTCAGTCTGTTCGGCAACATCTTGTCCTGCAAGGTCGCCGTTGATGATAACGGTCACAGCAAGGGCTACGGCTTCGTCCACTacgagaacgaggagagcgcGCGGTCGGCGATTGACAAAGTGAATGGGATGCTGATCGGCGGCAAGACTGTGTATGTCGGCCCTTTCATTCGCCGGGCGGAACGCGACAACCTCGCGGAAGCCAAGTACACGAACGTGTACATCAAGAACATGCCTTCCGCCTGGGAAGACGAGTCCCGCCTCAGAGAGACCTTCTCCAAGTTCGGCTCGATCACTTCCCTTGTGGTCAGGAAGGACCCGAAGGGCCGTCTTTTCGCCTTTTGCAACTTCGCTGACCACGACAGCGCGAAGGCCGCTGTGGAGGCGTTGAACGGGAAACGCGTGACCGACGCAGGCGCGATcaaggagggagaagacagtggcgcggaagagaaggaggaagagggacaGAAGCGCGAGGGCGACCAGATCTTGTTCGTCGGACCTCACCAGAGCAAGGCGCACCGGTCTGCGATGCTTCGTGCCAAGTTCGAGCAGATGAACCAGGACCGCAACGACCGATTTCAGGGCGTGAACCTGTACATCAAGAACATGGACGACAGCATCGATGACGAGAAACTGCGTCAGCTGTTCGAGCCATTCGGCTCCATCACGAGTGCCAAAGTGATGCGCGACGAGCGCGGCGTTTCCCGGTGCTTCGGCTTCGTGTGCTTCATGTCTCCGGAAGAGGCCACCAAGGCGGTCACTGAGATGCACCTCAAGCTTGTCAAGGGCAAGCCGCTCTACGTTGGCCTCGCCGAGCGTCGCGAACAGCGGCTGATGCGCCTGCAACAGCGCTTCAGGCTGCCGTCCCTCCGGCCTGCAGCGGCTGCCCTCCCGGGCAACGTTGCAGCtgccgcagcagctgccCAGCTGCAGTACGGCGGCGGAGCGCCTCAGCTCCAAGGCTTTGCCGCCGGTCCGGGTGCGATGTATGCGCCGCGTCCCCTCATGGGCTTCTCGCCGCATCCGCACCAAGTCACTGCGCCCATGCTGCCctggagacagcagcaggctgcagcagctggcGCACAGTTCGCCTCTCAGGGCGTCCCGATGCGGCCGCAACTGGGCCCCCTGCAGCACCTCTACGGGCAGACAAACGCTGCCGCGGCGGCTGTGGCCGcgggcatgcatgcagcggccgCTGGCGGACCGCCCATGCAGATGCTCCAGCAGCAACAGCGCGGTGGCCACCGCGGAGGCATGGGCCGCCAGGGCGGCGCAGGCCCGGTTCTGAACGGGAACAAGCAACACATGATTGGCCCGAAGCCTGGAGCTGGACAGCAGCAGCCTCAGGGCGGACCTGGCAGCTTCAAGTTCACTCCGCAAGTGAGGAACCAGAGACTGGATCAACAGATGCAGCCGCCGGCCTCTGTTCCGGCCCCGCACAACCACCACCAAGTGATGATGGAGCAGTCTCAGCAGCTCCTCATGAACCCCGATGCGCCGCTGACAGCCGCCGCCCTTGCGGCCGCGCAGCCTTCGATGCAGAAGCAGATGCTTGGAGAAAAGCTCTTTCCCCTGATTGCACGCTACCAGCCTGAACTGGCCGGGAAGATCACGGGCATGATGCTGGAGATGGACAACGCCGAGTTGTTGATTCTCCTAGAGAGTGAGGCCCAACTAAAGGCCAAGGTGGACGAAGCTTTGAGGGTGCTTCAGCAGGCGAGTTGA
- a CDS encoding hypothetical protein (encoded by transcript TGME49_224845), whose amino-acid sequence MLPVTYNLNKPDGGGILPSSPQAKITAAVKAGMLDSQLRVRDLNAYRTSTADMTQGLETHVKSCMPSGYGGHVPTMRHDVLHRNTQFDDRLYKLTHDPNRDTFGDFEDNLQGRSCLTRNPR is encoded by the exons ATGCTTCCAGTCACGTACAACCTTAACAAACCCGATGGAGGTGGCATCCTCCCGTCTAGTCCTCAGGCCAAGATTACAGCAGCAGTCAAAGCTGGAATGCTCGATTCGCAGCTACGCGTTCGAGACTTGAATGCATATCGGACATCGACCGCTGATATGACTCAAGGC CTAGAGACTCACGTGAAAAGCTGTATGCCCTCTGGTTACGGCGGCCACGTCCCGACAATGAGACATGACGTGCTCCACCGCAACACACAGTTCGACGACAGATTGTACAAGCTAACACATGACccaaacagagacacattCGGCGACTTTGAGGACAACCTACAAGGGAGATCGTGTCTGACGAGGAACCCCCGGTGA